Below is a window of Terriglobia bacterium DNA.
TTCGCTGGCCGCAGGATCCAGCGCGATGGAGACATCCACGCCGGCGCGGAATCCCGCTTGCTGCATGGCTTCAAGGATCAACTCAATGGCCTCTACATTGGCCTTGAGTGATGGAGCAAACCCGCCTTCATCGCCGACAGCGGTGTTGTACCCGCGTTTCTTCAGGACAGACTTGAGCGTGTGAAAAACTTCTGCGCCCCATTGCAGCGCTTCAGAAAAAGTCTCCGCGCCCACAGGCATCGCCATGAATTCCTGGAAATCAACGTTGCTGTCAGCGTGTGCGCCGCCATTGAGTATGTTCATCATAGGGACAGGCAAAACGCTGGCGCTAACGCCGCCCAGATAGCGATAGAGTGGCGTCTTCATGGCATTGGCGCTGGCGCGCGCGCAGGCCATGGATACCGCAAGGATGGAATTTGCCCCCATCTTCGCTTTATTAGGCGTGCCATCGAGTTCAATCATCGTGTCATCGACGCGGCGCTGGTCAGAGGCGTCGAGGCCTTGAAGTGCATCCGCGATCTTTACGTTGACGTTCTCCACCGCGTTTTGCACGCCTTTTCCAAGGTAGCGATGCTGGTCGCCGTCGCGAAGTTCTACCGCCTCGTGCTCCCCCGTGGAAGCGCCGCTGGGAACGGCGGCACGGCCAATTGACCCGTCACCAAGAGTAACCTCGGCTTCTACTGTTGGATTGCCGCGTGAATCCAGAATCTCACGCGCGTGTACGTCAACAATGCCTGTATCCATGAATGAATCCCTCAAAGAGCCAGAATTATAAATGACAGAAAAATTTGCGGCACGCTCGATCATCGCGCGACTGCGCTTCACGCGTTTGCCCGACTTCTGTTATGGTGAAAGTTTACTTCAGGAGATCATTCCCATGACAATTCAGCAGCAGCCCAACATCCGCCTGGTCAACGCGCCCGATTACCGCGATACCTACGCCAACTCAATACAAATCCGCGTCAGCGTGTGGGACTTTCTGCTGGTTTTTGGCCGCTTGCAGCCTGTGACGGCGCAAGAGGTCGAAGTGCAGAATTTTCAGGGCATCTACCTGAGTCCGCAACAGGCCAAGGCGTTGTTGACCATCCTGGAGCAGAATGTACGCCAGTATGAAGGCACGTTCGGCGAAATCAAGCTCGATCCCAATATCACGGCGCAGCAAAGCCAAATCAACTAGCGCAGCTTCCTGTGAGAATCTTAGCCATTGATCACGCCACGAACTAACGAACTGCCGGAATTCTCGTTCCGGCGTCTTTACCCGCTGATCTTTGTCATCATTTTTTTGCTGCACGCTCCGCTTTTGCGGCTTCCCTTTTTCTGGGACGAAGCCGGCTTCTATGTTCCTGCCGCTTACGATCTGGCGCATTCTCACAGTGTGATCGCCAAGACCACGCTTGATACAGGACATCCGCCACTCTCCGCGGCATATCTTGCGTTGTGGTTCACTATCAGCGGCTGGAAACCCGCTATAGCGCGCGTGGCCATGCTGCTGCTTGCCGCCTTTGCGCTGACTAATGTCTTTCTGCTCACGCGCAAGCTTGTTGGTACTGGCGTTGCTGTGGCCACGACTATCGCCACCGCCGTTTACCCGATCTTTTTTGTGCAGAGCTCTTTGACGCACGCCGATCTTATGGCTGCTGCATTCACGCTTTGGGGAATCCGGCTTCATATCGAAGATCGAATATGGCCCAGTCAGCTTGCATTTTGCCTGGCTGTCTTGAGCAAAGAGACTGCGGCGATCACGCCGCTTGCCTTTGCGCTTTGGGAAATCTTGTCTCGTCGCGATGACAGCGGTCGAAGCCGCTTCCAGCGCGCTGCGATTGCACTCATTCCAGTTCTTCCCTTGCTGGGCTGGCTGGCTTATCACCATCATGCCACCGGAAGATTTTTTGGCAATGCCGATTTCTATCAGTACAACGTGACCCAGACACTCAGCCCGCTGCGGTTTGTTTTAGCGCTGGTGCAACGCGTCTGGCATCTCTTTGGCACCATGAACATGTTGGCGCTTACCGCAGCCACGGCGGTCGCAATGTTCTTTCCGCCGGTTATTGATTCAACCGGCGATTCCACCGTCGTG
It encodes the following:
- the eno gene encoding phosphopyruvate hydratase — encoded protein: MDTGIVDVHAREILDSRGNPTVEAEVTLGDGSIGRAAVPSGASTGEHEAVELRDGDQHRYLGKGVQNAVENVNVKIADALQGLDASDQRRVDDTMIELDGTPNKAKMGANSILAVSMACARASANAMKTPLYRYLGGVSASVLPVPMMNILNGGAHADSNVDFQEFMAMPVGAETFSEALQWGAEVFHTLKSVLKKRGYNTAVGDEGGFAPSLKANVEAIELILEAMQQAGFRAGVDVSIALDPAASEFFDKGTGKYVFKKSDKSVKSSEEMVAFWADWARQYPIVSIEDGLAEDDWTGWRLMTDELGDHIQLVGDDIFVTNTERLNRGIEEGVANSILIKVNQIGSVSETLDAIDMARRNAFTAVISHRSGETEDTFIADLAVATGAGQIKTGSASRTDRIAKYNQLLRIEEELGEGAHFLGLEALNYDAGVDKAGS
- a CDS encoding DUF3467 domain-containing protein; this encodes MTIQQQPNIRLVNAPDYRDTYANSIQIRVSVWDFLLVFGRLQPVTAQEVEVQNFQGIYLSPQQAKALLTILEQNVRQYEGTFGEIKLDPNITAQQSQIN
- a CDS encoding glycosyltransferase family 39 protein, with product MITPRTNELPEFSFRRLYPLIFVIIFLLHAPLLRLPFFWDEAGFYVPAAYDLAHSHSVIAKTTLDTGHPPLSAAYLALWFTISGWKPAIARVAMLLLAAFALTNVFLLTRKLVGTGVAVATTIATAVYPIFFVQSSLTHADLMAAAFTLWGIRLHIEDRIWPSQLAFCLAVLSKETAAITPLAFALWEILSRRDDSGRSRFQRAAIALIPVLPLLGWLAYHHHATGRFFGNADFYQYNVTQTLSPLRFVLALVQRVWHLFGTMNMLALTAATAVAMFFPPVIDSTGDSTVVRPRIAVPVQLQFGLIMLAHLLAFSLLGGALLTRYLLPVYPLVIMLGMSTLHRRISRWEWPAALMVIVFVLGLFFDPPYRFAPEDNLTYKDFVDLHFKAAKFLEEHEQNSTILTAWPATDELTRPYLGYVKQSFPFVQVQDFTVEEIIKARQMRPKYQVAYLFSTKVDVPPFIRSERWERLNRRFFGSHVDVSPELAAEFLHGKIVFLARSKAEWVAILEMDQPSSVASAAE